A genomic stretch from Rubripirellula reticaptiva includes:
- a CDS encoding serine/threonine protein kinase: MRIKCPECESVLSFTLPKTGSYQPKCKHCGKAFWLKVSSDDPPKIGFGRLKANSPQKPESTKPATTTTPDHTPTDVKRASNTAATFDGTDATVDAGSTKAGTVSQGSSQDIVVKSGTSDSSVSEMPAKLGGYRIVRLLGRGAMGAVYEAQQVSLDRQVALKTIRDRLAGNPASLARFIREAYAAAQLTHHNVVQIYDFGEDAGRHYFSMEWVRGGPLDAVVRQKGSLDPRLAAGYILQAARGLQFAHRHGMVHRDIKPSNLLLSDDGVVKVADLGLVKIPDQADIESITASTSRSGPLASGTEVTMQGTAVGTPAFMAPEQTIDAANVDSRADIYSLGCTLFYLLTGRPPFDGPVATEVMQQHAEQAPPDITKINSRIPEPLAKIVNRSIAKQPADRYPSLVECIADLEQFLGLSTEGDFSPSSDQADQWEQIAATYGQAAAPRRLQAPLFYAAAGGAIVLTLLSFGLGFAWWIMGTVMFAVTIVTVLTLDSHQSAIVARIRSWTGTLSLIDWIAAGIGGVLFLLMIVVAGLWTGGLAGAIIGLALGAAYHFGLVASTEKRCNEPLQNAQRFVRNLRIDGADENGLRSFAARYAGGRWQDLFERLFGYDSLIQMRQILRQDPSFTGPTAGFGIRDRVCANLAARAKANRQPDLQKRLAKVERLGLQSEGMSVSEAEQRSWALAEAIMKSAQVAPLQAGADAVNARAATEAKRNQMKAMLADARSGKYKSKRDKFAPLRFAIGGPTRLIIGCGLLAVFAVWGNHQGMFDSIKDIETLKKIGTGSANFDQLGSAVRDAAATANQTVEGSTFMGSNISPWSVGIAGLLMAMSAFVAGWRMSLPASIATIVILIGPALGIPAISELIPAWITAAGIGVIIYIPGILFGEK; encoded by the coding sequence ATGCGTATCAAATGTCCCGAATGCGAGAGCGTCCTTTCATTCACGCTTCCCAAGACGGGCAGTTACCAACCCAAATGCAAACATTGCGGAAAAGCGTTTTGGCTAAAAGTATCGAGCGATGATCCGCCCAAAATTGGTTTTGGCCGTCTGAAGGCAAACTCACCCCAAAAACCAGAATCCACCAAGCCCGCGACAACAACCACTCCGGATCACACCCCAACCGACGTGAAACGAGCGAGTAATACCGCGGCAACGTTTGACGGGACCGACGCAACGGTCGATGCAGGATCGACGAAGGCTGGAACCGTCAGCCAAGGTTCAAGTCAAGACATCGTTGTCAAATCGGGAACCAGCGATTCATCAGTTTCCGAAATGCCAGCGAAACTGGGCGGCTACCGGATCGTGCGATTGCTCGGCCGCGGCGCTATGGGCGCGGTTTACGAAGCACAACAGGTGTCGCTGGACCGTCAAGTCGCACTAAAAACGATTCGCGATCGGCTGGCGGGCAACCCTGCTTCACTAGCCCGGTTCATTCGCGAAGCGTATGCCGCTGCTCAACTGACGCACCATAACGTCGTCCAGATTTATGACTTTGGCGAAGATGCCGGACGACATTACTTCAGCATGGAATGGGTTCGCGGCGGCCCACTTGATGCAGTTGTAAGGCAAAAGGGTTCACTGGATCCACGACTGGCCGCCGGCTATATCTTGCAGGCCGCAAGAGGACTGCAATTCGCACACCGTCACGGCATGGTCCACCGCGATATTAAACCTTCCAATTTGCTATTGAGCGATGATGGAGTGGTGAAAGTTGCCGATCTTGGATTGGTCAAAATCCCCGACCAAGCCGATATCGAATCGATCACTGCGTCCACATCCAGATCGGGTCCACTTGCCAGCGGCACCGAAGTCACCATGCAAGGTACGGCAGTTGGTACGCCCGCCTTCATGGCTCCTGAACAAACGATTGATGCGGCCAATGTCGATTCACGCGCCGACATTTATTCGCTCGGTTGCACGCTGTTCTACTTGCTGACCGGACGACCACCTTTCGACGGTCCGGTCGCAACCGAAGTGATGCAGCAACACGCTGAACAAGCTCCGCCCGACATCACCAAGATCAATTCTCGCATTCCAGAACCGCTGGCAAAAATCGTCAATCGATCAATCGCAAAACAGCCTGCCGATCGCTATCCATCCTTGGTCGAATGCATAGCCGATCTCGAGCAATTTCTAGGTCTCAGTACCGAGGGCGATTTCTCACCGTCGTCCGACCAAGCCGACCAGTGGGAACAGATCGCTGCAACGTATGGTCAAGCCGCCGCGCCACGTCGCTTGCAGGCACCGCTCTTTTATGCGGCCGCAGGCGGTGCCATTGTCCTAACATTACTTTCGTTCGGGCTAGGATTCGCATGGTGGATTATGGGCACAGTGATGTTCGCAGTCACCATCGTGACCGTGTTGACTCTCGACAGTCACCAAAGTGCGATCGTTGCGCGGATTCGATCGTGGACCGGAACTCTGTCGTTGATCGACTGGATTGCCGCAGGCATTGGCGGCGTTTTATTCCTGTTGATGATAGTCGTCGCCGGCTTGTGGACCGGTGGGTTGGCCGGCGCGATCATTGGCTTGGCTCTGGGCGCAGCGTATCACTTTGGATTGGTCGCCAGCACCGAAAAGCGTTGCAACGAACCGTTGCAGAATGCCCAACGATTTGTTCGAAATTTACGAATCGATGGAGCCGACGAAAACGGGCTACGTTCATTTGCCGCGAGGTATGCAGGCGGTCGTTGGCAAGACTTGTTCGAACGCTTGTTTGGATACGATTCACTGATCCAAATGCGACAGATTCTACGCCAAGACCCGTCCTTTACTGGCCCCACGGCCGGCTTTGGCATTCGAGATAGAGTCTGCGCTAACCTTGCCGCCCGCGCCAAAGCCAATCGACAACCAGACTTGCAAAAACGCTTGGCCAAGGTCGAACGCCTCGGATTGCAAAGCGAAGGAATGAGCGTTTCGGAAGCCGAACAGCGAAGTTGGGCACTGGCCGAAGCGATCATGAAGAGTGCACAAGTCGCACCGCTTCAAGCCGGCGCTGACGCAGTCAATGCTCGAGCGGCCACGGAAGCAAAACGCAACCAGATGAAGGCAATGCTTGCCGACGCGCGCAGCGGAAAATACAAGTCCAAGCGTGATAAGTTTGCACCGCTTCGATTTGCAATCGGTGGTCCCACACGGTTGATCATCGGCTGCGGACTTTTGGCTGTCTTCGCAGTCTGGGGAAACCACCAGGGTATGTTCGATTCGATCAAGGACATCGAAACGTTGAAAAAGATCGGGACGGGCAGCGCCAACTTCGACCAACTCGGATCCGCTGTTCGCGACGCTGCCGCGACAGCAAATCAAACGGTCGAAGGGTCCACCTTCATGGGCAGCAACATCAGCCCATGGTCGGTTGGCATTGCCGGATTGTTGATGGCGATGTCTGCTTTTGTCGCGGGGTGGCGAATGAGCCTACCGGCTTCGATTGCCACCATCGTGATTTTGATTGGCCCGGCACTAGGAATCCCCGCGATCAGCGAACTGATCCCCGCCTGGATTACTGCTGCAGGCATCGGCGTAATCATTTATATCCCAGGCATTCTCTTCGGCGAAAAATAG
- a CDS encoding protein kinase family protein, whose amino-acid sequence MTHDFDWDELSINGMIKAVAQLRNANPHFGLAQLIGNPRIDDNRLVDLICIDLMHRRRIGQTVTVEEYVNDFPVLASESNLLDVIDAEVCVAKETGHLIAPEPYIARFPNLAKPIAALFAINEIPADLSAGSASGVIQQDDFSVDMFAPVADSVLSNPRLLTDAIQPPDDVMSLPAPNWFASGRCVAGEHGVDGQPAHWLFRGRDKTHGTALALKVVELPSLWSVSQTSQTLDICESASMVTHPAWVQPLVATVQDRYLAVIRPWIFARTSDLFNAVSELSPSPMTRNPLHDLATVAYSLASAHRTGATHGSVHGQNLLIDQQGQVRLVDAATGRRTAARWSHCEEGISTFSQRRGNDVDDLLKLIATTMVDVEPESSTELVRSIQKSIASDPDNPCATVGDTLMRWVDRPSSYRTPLERPDVGAWRRRARRWWIGRTGPSSDQR is encoded by the coding sequence GTGACCCACGATTTCGACTGGGACGAACTGTCGATCAACGGAATGATCAAAGCGGTCGCTCAATTGCGAAATGCGAATCCCCATTTTGGCTTGGCACAACTGATCGGGAATCCGCGCATCGATGACAACCGATTGGTCGACCTCATTTGCATCGACTTGATGCATCGTCGACGAATCGGTCAAACGGTAACTGTCGAAGAATACGTCAACGATTTTCCGGTGCTGGCGTCCGAATCGAACCTGTTGGATGTGATCGACGCAGAGGTCTGTGTGGCAAAAGAGACAGGTCATTTGATTGCACCGGAGCCCTACATTGCGAGGTTTCCAAACCTTGCAAAACCGATTGCTGCACTATTCGCAATCAACGAGATTCCAGCCGACTTGTCCGCGGGTTCGGCATCCGGGGTTATACAGCAAGACGATTTTTCGGTCGACATGTTCGCCCCAGTTGCGGACAGCGTGCTGTCAAATCCTAGACTTCTGACCGATGCGATCCAGCCGCCCGATGATGTGATGTCGCTGCCCGCACCAAACTGGTTCGCCAGCGGCCGGTGTGTGGCAGGTGAACACGGCGTCGATGGACAACCAGCACATTGGTTGTTTCGTGGTCGTGACAAGACTCATGGAACTGCATTGGCATTGAAGGTCGTCGAACTACCTTCGCTATGGAGCGTTTCGCAAACGAGCCAGACTTTGGACATCTGCGAATCTGCATCGATGGTGACTCACCCTGCTTGGGTTCAGCCGCTCGTTGCGACGGTGCAAGATCGCTATCTCGCGGTCATCCGGCCATGGATTTTCGCTCGCACAAGCGATCTCTTTAACGCGGTTTCCGAACTTAGTCCTTCACCGATGACTCGAAACCCACTTCATGATTTGGCGACCGTTGCGTACAGCCTCGCGTCGGCGCATCGGACCGGAGCGACCCACGGATCGGTGCATGGGCAAAACCTGTTGATCGACCAGCAAGGCCAAGTCCGGTTAGTCGATGCGGCCACTGGGCGACGAACCGCCGCTAGGTGGTCCCACTGCGAAGAAGGAATTTCGACCTTTTCACAGCGAAGAGGCAACGACGTTGATGACTTATTGAAACTGATCGCGACTACAATGGTCGACGTTGAACCCGAAAGTTCGACCGAACTGGTGCGTTCGATCCAGAAATCTATCGCGTCGGATCCAGACAATCCCTGCGCGACCGTGGGCGATACGCTGATGCGATGGGTCGATCGCCCGAGTTCCTACAGGACACCGTTGGAAAGACCTGACGTTGGGGCCTGGCGTCGACGAGCCAGACGTTGGTGGATTGGTCGAACGGGACCATCATCGGACCAGCGTTAG
- a CDS encoding ECF-type sigma factor encodes MPPASNPTSNIESGFPTERGLLQFYHELRRLAKSMLARESPGQTLQATALVHEAYLRLGGPAGDDVSLSIATPTWENRAHFLASAADAMRRILIDSARKKQSLKRGGDRRRQDIDLDHWVSSESPSDFLDLNAALDKLQQQSPDKAMVVKLRYFVGLTIDETAEVLELSPPTVKRYWAYCRVWLRREIESPDHGCDTGPTEDFDS; translated from the coding sequence ATGCCGCCCGCTTCAAATCCAACGAGCAACATTGAATCCGGTTTCCCAACCGAGCGCGGTTTGCTGCAGTTTTATCATGAGCTGCGCAGACTTGCGAAATCAATGCTTGCTCGAGAGTCGCCTGGACAGACGTTACAGGCGACAGCTCTGGTGCACGAAGCGTATCTTCGTTTAGGAGGGCCGGCAGGCGACGACGTCTCTTTGTCGATTGCCACACCAACTTGGGAAAACCGCGCCCACTTCTTAGCATCCGCTGCCGATGCGATGCGCCGAATACTGATCGACTCAGCCCGTAAGAAACAGTCGCTCAAACGAGGCGGCGATCGACGACGCCAGGACATTGATCTGGATCACTGGGTTTCGTCAGAGTCTCCGTCGGACTTTCTAGATCTCAACGCAGCGCTCGACAAACTTCAGCAGCAAAGTCCCGACAAGGCCATGGTCGTCAAGCTTCGGTACTTTGTCGGACTAACCATCGACGAAACGGCTGAAGTGTTGGAGTTATCGCCGCCGACCGTCAAACGCTATTGGGCTTACTGTCGCGTCTGGTTGCGACGGGAAATAGAATCACCCGATCATGGATGTGACACTGGTCCGACAGAGGATTTCGATTCATGA
- a CDS encoding protein kinase domain-containing protein: MTHSPDEEEELFFQASQIPVAADRIKYLDVACGGNESLKASVLELLRTEATIDDFMETPVFDVGVMEPANDHSLPNQIGPYQIGETIGRGGFGIVVRGMQTEPYVREVAIKILRSELGGTQVVTRFHSERQTLANLSHTGIAAMYDAGETVQGRPYFVMELVDGIPIDQHFQSVTMTVERFVELIVSVCEAVAHAHLKGIVHRDIKPSNVLVTRGTHQSNTPSQPTVKVIDFGIAKIIDDNIPNLAQTHHGQMLGTPGYMSPEQLTHPKDIDTRADVYGIGALMFRLVAGVSPIEAMGQPIHTIHDAYRLLQQVDPPRPRSCADEKHGAVFPVEIDWIIAKAMERDRERRYASVLEIASDLQKLLHGAAVQAGPPSRLYVARKWIARNWLLTASTLAILLAVSIGGITAAIGLSQAKHALAAEANALERAVTQRDKALAVSDLVARMIGATDIATGHPADYPLRQWLFDFHGEIDGKLDAQPDVEASVRRILGRSFYSCGETRLAFENQSRALALFESQDEPNSVNIASIKVDLALTKFARADFAGAIDEASDALKEPSLPINDQVWAHHVLSRVAYEYGDFQKMYHESKVAHETAVQSSSDSLALMMQLNLSQSLMGGGRIRQANDLSADAMEQFSQMDQPSATDIAFAKRVRGTVLRRMGNYDEAKQLVLEALETDTEVIGPSDRLVSDYVLLSQIERRNAGREASITFAQQAVDIADSLDANRGTASAMAYENMAQLLESVDTGQAITAWTKAIDCKRGLVGSRPELARFLLRLGKLQSRSGHYSMAIDTLDEAFTIVLNSSVREILQDAPKRMDSDQVDTTLVSIGYELIRALIVTDSLDRASVVRESIIARTLSIPSPNANLLLSMVESEWQLQQDNHEGASEHLSTAIRLLAESAGGRSSHMEVTLLGARIALKRSDFSEVEAKLALANKVARNRHSTMQSYRWLIIDHYIHLYELSDQPDKLSQWTAQKLRVELAD, encoded by the coding sequence ATGACGCATTCACCGGACGAGGAAGAAGAACTGTTCTTCCAAGCGAGCCAGATTCCGGTCGCAGCCGATCGGATCAAGTACTTGGATGTTGCGTGCGGTGGCAATGAATCCTTGAAAGCGTCCGTGCTCGAATTGCTGCGAACCGAAGCAACGATCGACGATTTTATGGAGACGCCTGTATTCGATGTTGGCGTCATGGAACCTGCAAACGACCATAGTTTACCCAATCAAATTGGTCCCTACCAAATCGGCGAAACCATCGGTCGCGGTGGATTCGGTATCGTCGTCCGCGGCATGCAAACCGAGCCCTATGTTCGCGAAGTCGCCATCAAGATTTTGCGATCCGAACTGGGCGGGACTCAGGTAGTCACTCGGTTTCATAGCGAACGCCAAACACTCGCGAACCTTAGTCACACTGGCATCGCCGCGATGTACGATGCGGGCGAGACCGTTCAAGGGCGCCCCTACTTTGTCATGGAGTTGGTGGATGGAATTCCCATCGACCAGCACTTTCAATCTGTCACGATGACGGTTGAGCGATTTGTGGAACTGATTGTTTCGGTTTGCGAGGCCGTCGCACATGCCCATCTAAAAGGAATCGTGCATCGCGACATCAAACCATCCAATGTTCTGGTAACTCGCGGCACGCACCAATCCAACACTCCGTCCCAGCCAACAGTGAAGGTAATCGACTTTGGGATCGCCAAAATCATTGACGACAATATCCCCAACCTAGCCCAAACCCATCATGGCCAAATGCTCGGGACGCCAGGCTATATGAGCCCCGAGCAACTAACCCATCCAAAAGACATCGACACTCGCGCAGACGTGTATGGAATCGGTGCCTTGATGTTTCGCTTGGTCGCAGGTGTATCCCCAATCGAAGCGATGGGACAGCCGATTCACACAATCCATGACGCCTACCGTCTACTCCAGCAAGTTGACCCACCACGCCCGCGGTCCTGTGCCGATGAAAAACACGGTGCCGTGTTTCCAGTCGAAATTGATTGGATCATCGCTAAGGCGATGGAGCGAGATCGAGAACGTCGTTACGCATCCGTATTAGAAATCGCCTCCGACCTACAGAAACTGCTTCACGGTGCAGCAGTTCAGGCCGGGCCACCGTCGCGTTTGTATGTCGCGAGAAAATGGATTGCACGAAACTGGCTGCTTACCGCATCCACCCTCGCAATTCTGTTGGCGGTCTCGATCGGTGGAATCACCGCCGCAATCGGACTCAGCCAAGCAAAGCATGCATTAGCTGCCGAAGCCAATGCGTTGGAACGTGCCGTCACCCAGCGTGACAAAGCCCTCGCCGTCTCCGATTTGGTCGCTCGCATGATCGGAGCAACCGATATTGCAACCGGACACCCGGCCGACTATCCCCTTCGCCAATGGCTTTTCGATTTTCACGGTGAAATAGACGGAAAACTCGACGCCCAACCCGATGTCGAAGCCTCTGTCCGCCGCATTTTGGGCCGTTCGTTCTATTCATGTGGCGAAACTCGCCTTGCCTTCGAAAACCAATCACGTGCGTTGGCGTTATTCGAATCCCAAGACGAACCGAACTCTGTCAACATCGCGTCCATCAAAGTCGACTTGGCACTGACCAAATTTGCTCGCGCAGATTTTGCTGGCGCAATCGACGAGGCAAGCGACGCTTTAAAAGAACCGAGTCTCCCTATCAACGACCAAGTATGGGCGCACCACGTTCTTTCACGAGTCGCCTATGAGTATGGCGACTTTCAAAAGATGTACCATGAATCGAAAGTGGCTCATGAAACGGCCGTTCAATCGTCATCTGATTCGTTAGCGCTGATGATGCAACTTAATTTGTCGCAATCGTTAATGGGGGGCGGAAGGATCCGGCAGGCCAACGACCTATCGGCTGACGCGATGGAGCAGTTCTCACAAATGGACCAACCCTCCGCTACCGACATAGCATTCGCGAAAAGAGTTCGCGGCACGGTGCTTCGACGAATGGGGAATTACGACGAGGCAAAACAGTTGGTTCTTGAAGCCTTGGAAACAGATACCGAGGTCATTGGTCCAAGTGATCGGTTGGTATCCGACTATGTTCTGCTTAGCCAAATTGAACGCCGGAACGCCGGACGCGAAGCGTCAATCACATTCGCTCAGCAAGCCGTTGACATTGCCGACTCGCTGGATGCCAATCGAGGCACCGCCAGCGCGATGGCTTATGAAAACATGGCTCAACTTTTAGAGTCAGTCGATACCGGCCAAGCCATAACTGCGTGGACAAAGGCCATCGATTGCAAACGCGGCTTAGTTGGCAGTCGGCCAGAACTAGCTCGGTTCCTGTTGAGGTTGGGAAAACTACAATCTCGATCCGGACACTATTCCATGGCGATCGACACACTCGACGAAGCATTCACGATCGTGTTGAATTCTTCGGTTCGTGAAATTCTGCAAGATGCGCCAAAGCGAATGGATTCCGACCAGGTTGATACTACTTTGGTTAGCATCGGCTACGAACTCATTCGTGCACTGATCGTTACTGATAGTCTTGATCGGGCGTCGGTGGTACGAGAATCCATCATCGCAAGAACGCTAAGTATCCCTTCGCCTAATGCGAACTTGCTGTTGTCGATGGTCGAATCGGAATGGCAGTTGCAGCAAGACAACCACGAAGGTGCATCCGAGCATTTGTCGACTGCAATCCGGCTTTTGGCCGAATCCGCAGGTGGGCGTTCCAGCCACATGGAAGTCACTTTGCTTGGCGCTCGTATCGCCTTGAAACGAAGCGATTTTTCCGAGGTCGAGGCAAAGCTTGCATTGGCGAACAAGGTTGCCAGAAACCGGCACAGTACGATGCAGTCGTACAGGTGGTTGATCATAGATCACTATATCCACCTCTACGAGTTATCGGATCAGCCCGACAAACTGAGTCAGTGGACGGCCCAAAAATTGCGGGTAGAACTGGCTGATTGA
- a CDS encoding sigma-70 family RNA polymerase sigma factor, with protein MNDAANPSPAPQDNASDALSLQGVWQSFGDQLRRRARTRLRQYGLTGQAESMDICNDVMADLIRSQNSKPSDGPSLTHEEVLSYIMRAIDNQVIDTFRMLARQCRDFRRNETVPPEDMAIASAATTPSQIAIRREVFDRIREVLDDADAPAVDLMLENRDWSEIGQSLGIKPDTARMRIRRALDKVRREMGLPDGDAS; from the coding sequence ATGAACGACGCTGCAAATCCATCCCCGGCACCACAAGACAACGCCTCGGACGCGTTGTCGCTGCAGGGCGTCTGGCAGTCGTTCGGTGATCAACTTCGACGACGGGCCCGCACACGGTTGCGACAATACGGACTGACTGGCCAAGCCGAATCGATGGACATCTGCAACGATGTCATGGCTGACTTGATTCGAAGTCAAAATTCAAAACCTAGCGATGGACCGAGCCTAACGCACGAGGAAGTGTTGTCTTACATCATGCGTGCGATCGACAACCAGGTCATCGATACGTTCCGGATGTTGGCCCGACAATGCCGCGACTTTCGACGCAATGAAACGGTCCCACCGGAAGACATGGCAATTGCCTCGGCCGCCACCACCCCCAGTCAAATTGCGATCCGCCGCGAGGTGTTCGATCGGATTCGCGAAGTCTTGGACGACGCAGATGCTCCGGCTGTCGACCTGATGCTTGAAAACCGTGATTGGAGTGAAATCGGACAATCGCTGGGCATCAAACCCGATACCGCTCGAATGCGAATCCGCCGAGCACTCGACAAAGTACGCCGAGAAATGGGACTGCCCGATGGAGACGCTTCGTGA